Below is a genomic region from Catenuloplanes atrovinosus.
CTTCAGCGGCACCTCGCTGCTGGTCGACCCGGTGCGCCGGCTGGTCGTGGTGCTGCTGACGAATCGCGCCCACCCGAACTGGTCCTGGGCCGAACCCGACCCGTACCGCGTCGCCGTTCATGACCTGGTTTCAGCTTTTTAGCCCCGGGTACCGACATACAGGTAGACAGATGAACGTGACGATTGCCGGAGGAGACTTTTCGATGGCAGGCAATGAGCACGAGGTCAACCGCAGCACCAAGAGCGGCCGTTTCGTCAAGCAGAGCACGGCGGAGCGCCAGCCCGACACCACCGTCACCGAGCAGGTCGGCGGCGACCACACCGGCGGCGACCGCGAGGTCAACCGCAGCGCCAGCACCGGCCGTTTCGTCCGCGAAACGACCGCCGAACTGCACCCCGCCACCACCGAGACCCAGCGAGTCTAGCTCCACTCGGGAGCAGGGCGCGGGCCGAATCTCGGCCCGCGCCCTTTCGCATTCCCGATTCACCGTCACCGCTTTCACGACGGAATGCGGTGACGGCAACCCCGGATCGCATACGACGCGCTTCTCATTCACGTCCGGCGTCCGCGGAATTCGCGCACACGGCCGTTGTCGCCACGCGGAAGAACCGATGCGCGGCCTCTCGCCGGCGAGGCTGGGCAGGTCATACGCGGCGAGGTCAGCCTCCGCCGGGAGACCATGACGATGACGCGAAGTCGCCACAACGAAAAGTCCCGGAATCGATGAGGTCGATTCCGGGACTTGAAGCTGGTGCGCCGCGTAGGACTTGAACCTACAACCCGCGGATTAAGAGTCCGCTGCTCTGCCAGTTGAGCTAGCGGCGCTCGTCGGCAACGGTGAGAACACTAGCACGGCCGTCAGGCGCACTTCCAATCGGTTAGCGGGGGACGGGCCGGACTGTGGCATACGCAACGTGACCGGTCGCGGCGAGGCTGCGGGGATTGCGATCGTCGGGCAGGATGGTGCCGTATCTCGGCAGGTCAGCGGATCTTCCGCCCCGAGACACACCGCATATCGGGGCATACATGAATAAAAGGATGGGCCGGATGAGGCGTACCGCGTTGGTGGCGGCGCTCGCGATCATGATGCCGCTGGCGCTGGCGGCCTGCGGCAGCGAGGACGAGCCGGCGGCGGAGGCCGCACCGTCGGCGGCATCGGTGCCGGCACCACCGGTCGCGACCTCGACGGTGCCCGCGGTGCCGCTGAAGCTGGAGGTCACGCCGAAGGACAAGGCGAGGAACCAGCCGGCGAGCGTGGAGATCGGTACGACCGTGGCCGGCGGCACGGTGGAGACCGTCACCCTGGTGGACGGCGCGGGCCGGCAGGTCGCGGGCTCGATGCGCGCGGACGGCACGTCCTGGGTGCCGGCGAAGACGCTGTCGTTCGGCGCGTCCTACACCGCGACCGTGACCGCCAAGAGCCCGGCCGGCGAGTCGATCACGCAGACCACCAGCTTCTCGACGATGGGCCGGCCCGGCAAGGAGACCGGCACCGGGCTGTACATGTTCGACGGCCACACGTACGGCGTGGCCATGCCGGTCGTGGTCGAGTTCATCCCGGGCGTACCGGAGAGTCATCGGGCGGCGGTGGAGAAGCGCCTGTTCGTGCAGACCGACCCGCCACAGCCGGGCGTGTGGTCGTGGGTGAAGGGCGGCACCCAGGCGTACTACCGGGCACCCGAGTTCTGGCAGCCGGGCACCAAGCTGACCGTCCGGATAGGGATCGGCGGCCTGGAGACCGCGCCGGGCACCTATGGGAACACGGACCGCACCGCGACCGCGGAGATCGGGCGCAAGCTCGAGATGAGGGTCGACAACTCGGACAAGCAGATGAAGGTGTACGAGGACGGCACGCTCACCCGCACCTTCCCGGTCAGCCTCGGCCGGAAGAAGATGCCGTCGGCCAGCGGC
It encodes:
- a CDS encoding L,D-transpeptidase, which encodes MGRMRRTALVAALAIMMPLALAACGSEDEPAAEAAPSAASVPAPPVATSTVPAVPLKLEVTPKDKARNQPASVEIGTTVAGGTVETVTLVDGAGRQVAGSMRADGTSWVPAKTLSFGASYTATVTAKSPAGESITQTTSFSTMGRPGKETGTGLYMFDGHTYGVAMPVVVEFIPGVPESHRAAVEKRLFVQTDPPQPGVWSWVKGGTQAYYRAPEFWQPGTKLTVRIGIGGLETAPGTYGNTDRTATAEIGRKLEMRVDNSDKQMKVYEDGTLTRTFPVSLGRKKMPSASGVMVVMEKKEQTVFDTYEQFGPVEGYRVDVEFAQRLTWSGQFIHAAPWSNASQGRENVSHGCVNVSQEGGEWLFGKTLIGDPVTVTGTEEKLTEGNGWTAWNVSWADFMKGSALPIPDSLRTATPSPANSPS